The proteins below come from a single Pichia kudriavzevii chromosome 2, complete sequence genomic window:
- a CDS encoding uncharacterized protein (PKUD0B08080; similar to Saccharomyces cerevisiae YBR215W (HPC2); ancestral locus Anc_6.111): MIPVSSLLSDKEFPSTPEPVQFPVKNTPPPVSAKKKVRKNVKTGKVQKPKDTPPTIINVEIPLSTHNDVHAEHSLAKLIEEKYGTSANNISKNLWNIDDEEDEEGEEDDEVEDDEEEEEEEDADLEDLLDDAVDEEEEEDEDEDEEANEEAEVGDDADTDANAEEDEIVRALKIKFTPGMSDAEKEKLVLKEIHRRKMVTNKRIGKYDTQDPFIDDEELIYEDDVHANADGWFVWYGPLEKSSSINNKNNGKNRSLEVQSPPKLQKAVQKPTRRRRQAPQSKPKVPETPATPTSTQTNESKTVDVKPTTNPSRGNANMVDTLKETGQQQQQQQQPSNLIIGSFSFQ, encoded by the coding sequence ATGATTCCTGTTTCTTCGTTGTTGTCAGATAAGGAGTTTCCTTCGACACCAGAACCGGTTCAGTTCCCTGTCAAAAACACGCCACCTCCAGTTAGTGCAAAAAAGAAGGTTCGTAAAAATGTCAAAACCGGTAAAGTTCAGAAACCAAAGGATACGCCTCCTACGATAATCAATGTGGAGATCCCCTTATCTACACATAACGATGTCCATGCAGAGCATAGTTTGGCTAAActaattgaagaaaaatatggtACATCGGCAAATAATATCTCCAAGAATCTGTGGAACATTGAcgatgaggaagatgaagaggGAGAGGAAGATGACGAGGTAGAGGAcgacgaagaagaagaagaagaagaggatgCAGATTTAGAAGACCTATTGGATGATGCTgtagatgaagaagaagaggaggatgaggatgaggatgaagaagcCAATGAAGAAGCTGAAGTTGGAGATGATGCTGATACCGATGCTAACGCTGAAGAGGACGAGATTGTACGAGCATTGAAGATCAAGTTTACGCCGGGGATGAGCGATgcagagaaggagaaactTGTCTTGAAGGAAATTCATCGGCGAAAGATGGTTACAAATAAGAGGATCGGTAAATACGACACACAAGATCCCTTCAtcgatgatgaagaattgattTACGAAGACGACGTCCATGCAAATGCGGATGGATGGTTTGTCTGGTATGGTCCATTAGAGAAGTCAAGCAGTATTAACAACAAGAACAATGGTAAAAACAGGTCACTGGAAGTGCAATCACCTCCAAAACTGCAGAAAGCAGTACAAAAACCTACAAGGCGTCGTAGACAAGCTCCTCAGTCCAAGCCAAAGGTTCCAGAAACGCCAGCAACACCTACAAGCACACAAACAAATGAGTCCAAAACTGTTGATGTCAAGCCAACCACTAATCCCTCACGTGGTAACGCTAACATGGTGGATACTCTAAAAGAGACAGGtcagcagcaacaacaacaacaacaaccgTCTAATCTCATTATTGGATCCTTCTCGTTTCAGTGA
- a CDS encoding uncharacterized protein (PKUD0B08050; Pfam Domains: Uricase(2.3e-94)) gives MAYLESSTYGKDNVKFLKVKKDPHNPQKQDVLEATVEVLLRGDFDVSYTKADNSPIVPTDTVKNTILVEARKTDVWPIERFAAHLGEHFVGKYSHVSGVYVKIIQHKWSKFKVNGKIHDHSFQRDGEDVTLTELDYERSGEFKLRSSLKDLTVLKSTGSMFVNYNVCDYTTLKPTTDRILSTDIDCVWEFDNKKLKSIKDVYKLADAGVFDYTRSKVLKITLDRFALENSPSVQATMYNMCEDILKECEYVKNVTYSLPNKHYILFDLTWKGLDNDNVLFYPSAHPNGLIKCTVARDVKAKL, from the coding sequence ATGGCATACTTGGAATCTTCAACATACGGTAAAGATAACGTCAAATTCCTTAAGGTCAAGAAAGACCCACATAACCCACAGAAACAGGATGTTTTAGAAGCCACTGTGGAGGTTCTACTCAGGGGTGACTTCGATGTCTCCTACACCAAAGCCGACAATTCTCCCATTGTTCCAACAGATACCGTCAAGAACACCATTTTGGTTGAAGCACGCAAGACTGACGTTTGGCCAATCGAGAGGTTTGCGGCACATTTAGGTGAACACTTTGTTGGTAAGTACTCACACGTTAGCGGTGTTTATGTGAAGATCATCCAGCATAAATGGAGCAAGTTTAAGGTTAACGGGAAGATACACGACCATTCATTCCAAAGAGACGGCGAAGACGTTACTCTCACCGAATTAGACTATGAAAGAAGTGGTGAATTCAAACTAAGGTCTTCTTTGAAGGACCTCACTGTGTTGAAGTCGACGGGTTCTATGTTTGTCAATTACAACGTCTGTGACTACACCACCTTGAAGCCTACAACCGATCGTATCTTGTCGACAGACATTGACTGTGTCTGGGAATTTGATAACAAGAAGTTAAAATCCATCAAGGATGTTTATAAATTGGCCGATGCTGGTGTGTTTGACTACACGAGAAGTAAGGTTCTCAAAATCACGTTGGACAGGTTTGCCCTAGAGAACTCTCCGTCAGTCCAGGCAACCATGTATAACATGTGTGAGGACATCCTGAAGGAATGTGAGTATGTAAAGAACGTCACATATTCTTTGCCTAACAAGCACTACATTCTCTTTGACCTCACTTGGAAAGGTCTCGATAATGATAACGTATTGTTCTATCCGTCTGCGCATCCAAACGGGTTGATCAAATGTACCGTCGCCAGAGACGTCAAGGCCAAATTATAA
- a CDS encoding uncharacterized protein (PKUD0B08070; similar to Saccharomyces cerevisiae YHR003C (YHR003C) and YKL027W (YKL027W); ancestral locus Anc_2.527), with product MKHTHSICAFATASVVLTTLAVECLHHFVLKDRTFFEFIRGDEREIHTPKKLNKLIRTSSNTVQNVPSEYSEDLIQEQLTRNYSFLTDAGMEKIRSLRVVVVGAGGVGSNAIVSLARSGVSHLRIVDFDQVSLSSLNRHSCATLKDVGRSKVEVLVDFITSIAPWASMEGINELYSIEKSERLLGDFQDGHSPDYVIDCIDNIDTKVDLLEYCYRNNIKVISSMGAACKSDATRINIGDISVSDEDALARSVRRRLKKKGIMRGIVTVFSAEKPDPRKASLLPLPEEEFVKGNVDELSALQNFRVRILPVLGTMPAMFGLAISTHVITEASGYPVEPVEGKNRYKVYDSLLQSIAGQQTRLGIKDQRTPWLGLSDVQYILEEVWRGKSPVSGLSTRLSLSRWDMNRELGPQNCVLLTKEEQRVHEERVLLGGERPEDVYPPQVIERVAHRFAEEAYYAKFR from the coding sequence ATGAAACATACACACTCTATATGTGCATTTGCAACAGCATCGGTTGTTCTAACAACACTTGCAGTTGAATGTCTGCATCATTTCGTTTTGAAGGACAGGACGTTTTTTGAGTTTATCCGAGGAGACGAAAGAGAAATACATACACCAAAGAAACTGAACAAACTCATCAGGACGTCCTCAAATACAGTCCAAAATGTTCCAAGTGAGTATTCCGAGGACTTGATTCAAGAGCAGCTTACTAGGAACTATTCCTTTCTGACAGACGCTGGTATGGAGAAGATCCGTTCCCTgagagttgttgttgttggtgcCGGTGGTGTTGGGTCTAATGCGATTGTCTCTTTAGCACGGTCTGGAGTGTCACATTTACgtattgttgattttgatcaGGTTTCACTTTCATCGTTGAATAGACACTCATGTGCTACATTAAAAGATGTTGGGCGTAGtaaagttgaagttttGGTTGATTTTATCACCTCTATTGCACCGTGGGCATCAATGGAAGGTATAAATGAGCTCTATagtattgaaaaatctgaGAGATTATTAGGTGACTTCCAAGACGGCCATTCCCCAGACTATGTCATTGACTGTATTGACAATATCGATACCAAGGTTGATCTTTTGGAATATTGTTACAGGAACAATATCAAGGTTATCTCGTCAATGGGTGCAGCATGTAAATCCGACGCCACCAGAATCAATATTGGAGATATAAGCGTGTCGGATGAAGATGCGCTTGCACGTTCTGTTCGTCGtaggttgaagaagaaaggtATTATGAGAGGTATAGTCACTGTATTCAGTGCAGAGAAGCCAGATCCTCGTAAGGCTTCACTGTTACCCCTACCTGAAGAGGAATTTGTCAAGGGTAATGTTGATGAGCTGAGTGCGTTACAGAACTTCCGTGTTCGGATCTTACCAGTACTAGGTACGATGCCGGCTATGTTTGGACTTGCTATCTCCACGCACGTAATCACAGAGGCTAGTGGCTACCCTGTTGAACCCGTCGAAGGTAAAAACAGGTACAAAGTTTATGATTCGTTATTGCAAAGTATTGCAGGCCAGCAAACAAGACTGGGCATCAAGGACCAACGGACCCCTTGGCTGGGATTGTCGGATGTTCAATACATTCTTGAAGAGGTCTGGAGAGGCAAATCGCCAGTCAGTGGGTTATCTACGCGTCTTTCTCTCTCGAGATGGGATATGAATAGAGAACTCGGTCCTCAGAACTGTGTCTTGTTGACAAAGGAGGAACAGCGTGTACATGAGGAACGTGTCCTACTTGGCGGTGAACGGCCAGAAGATGTCTACCCACCACAAGTCATTGAGCGTGTTGCACATAGATTTGCTGAGGAGGCTTACTATGCCAAGTTCAGATAA
- a CDS encoding uncharacterized protein (PKUD0B08060; similar to Saccharomyces cerevisiae YGR147C (NAT2); ancestral locus Anc_4.82) — MFRLGLFQKTVVRRMATTKHAQPPKPAKGIKLLMQKYGKSALGVYLGLSIIDIPLCFLVVHSAGEDKIRELQDQVKGWFGYGPKAVDNGNHGVDVGTDADSERVGTLETIEAGETAKSSTLVTEFALAYAIHKSLIFIRLPITAAITPIVVKRLRALGFAVGKL; from the coding sequence ATGTTTAGACTAGGCCTTTTCCAGAAGACGGTGGTTCGTCGTATGGCGACCACAAAGCACGCACAGCCTCCAAAACCAGCCAAGGGGATCAAATTACTCATGCAAAAGTACGGGAAATCAGCTCTTGGAGTGTATTTGGGTCTTTCGATAATTGACATACCGCTTTGTTTCCTTGTGGTTCATTCTGCAGGTGAGGACAAGATTCGTGAATTGCAGGATCAGGTGAAGGGATGGTTTGGATATGGACCTAAAGCGGTGGACAATGGAAACCATGGCGTTGACGTTGGCACTGACGCTGACAGTGAGAGAGTTGGGACACTTGAAACAATTGAAGCAGGTGAGACAGccaaatcttcaacattaGTGACCGAATTTGCCTTAGCCTATGCAATCCACAAGTCACTCATTTTTATACGGCTCCCAATAACGGCGGCCATCACTCCCATTGTCGTCAAGAGGCTGAGAGCACTTGGTTTTGCCGTTGGTAAACTATAA
- a CDS encoding uncharacterized protein (PKUD0B08090; similar to Saccharomyces cerevisiae YGL059W (PKP2); ancestral locus Anc_6.110) — protein sequence MSSGQLTSLAKSVSLLTPFKEGSLLLNEQHFYKNSILKQWTSKHAHPVTLRQLANFGKRMTQEKIVSSANFVRTEIPTRLSLKIDELQQLPYQITSNHHINQVYQSYYHCFNAFRKIEEIKSLQENEKFCKFVYNMLNDHLIVLPHLMMGALEVSILGLMSQKDLDEFMSSMLRSRMSRRVIMDQHISMSRAFMENQKNNNHSNEVKPPDYVGEAFHYCSAHRHLRLSYDKITIFMKSLYPQLQMPELQINGDDVKFQFMTNHLNYIFTELLRNSLKSTIVQFMKLNKLHEPVSNLKPPPIIVDITNTKSELTFKISDQGGGIPPEKMETLWSFGKPPNSAMEHLENFHKIPGLTIPKKLPIEEHHYFRDLSERTHSYLTDDLGNILDTIGTMEMTSHDDSESTLESLASRPFELTLGISLPMCKVYTDYWNGVLEASSMYGYGSDFYLKLRKLGNKSDTAQLDKA from the coding sequence ATGAGCTCGGGACAATTGACCAGCCTTGCCAAGAGTGTATCCTTACTTACCCCATTCAAGGAAGGGTCGCTTCTCCTTAATGAGCAACATTTTTATAAGAATTCGATTTTAAAACAATGGACTTCCAAGCACGCCCATCCCGTCACCCTTCGGCAGTTGGCTAATTTCGGTAAACGAATGACTCAAGAGAAGATTGTTTCTAGTGCTAATTTTGTACGTACCGAAATTCCTACAAGACTAAGCTTAAAAATAGACGAATTGCAACAATTACCATATCAAATAACCTCAAATCACCACATCAATCAGGTTTACCAGAGTTATTACCATTGTTTCAATGCATTTCGTAAGATTGAGGAGATCAAATCTCTACAGGAAAACGAGAAGTTTTGCAAATTTGTATACAATATGTTGAATGATCATTTGATTGTTTTACCGCATTTAATGATGGGCGCCTTGGAGGTGTCCATTCTTGGTTTAATGTCGCAGAAAGATTTGGACGAATTTATGTCCTCCATGCTACGATCAAGAATGAGTAGAAGAGTTATAATGGATCAACACATTTCAATGTCTAGGGCTTTTatggaaaatcaaaagaataATAACCATTCTAACGAGGTAAAGCCGCCAGACTACGTTGGTGAAGCATTTCATTATTGCTCGGCGCATAGGCACCTCCGCTTATCTTACGATAAGATTACTATTTTCATGAAGAGTCTATACCCACAATTACAAATGCCAGAGCTTCAGAtaaatggtgatgatgtGAAATTTCAGTTTATGACTAACCATTTGAACTATATATTTACCGAGCTCCTAAGAAATTCTCTAAAGTCAAcaattgttcaattcaTGAAGCTTAATAAATTGCACGAACCAGTTTCCAATTTGAAGCCCCCTCCTATCATTGTAGACATCACCAACACGAAATCAGAGCTAACCTTCAAGATTTCAGATCAGGGTGGCGGTATTCCTCCtgaaaaaatggaaactcTCTGGTCATTTGGTAAACCACCCAACTCGGCAATGGAACACCTTGAAAATTTCCACAAAATACCTGGTCTTACCATCCCCAAAAAATTGCCGATTGAGGAGCACCACTACTTTAGAGATTTGTCGGAGCGTACTCACTCGTACCTTACGGATGATCTAGGAAATATTCTTGATACCATAGGCACAATGGAAATGACGTCGCACGACGATTCCGAGTCGACTCTTGAGTCACTAGCTTCCAGACCATTTGAGCTCACGCTAGGTATCTCTTTACCCATGTGTAAAGTCTACACTGATTACTGGAATGGTGTCCTTGAGGCTTCCAGTATGTATGGATATGGGTCAGATTTTTATCTCAAGTTACGGAAGCTCGGTAACAAATCAGACACGGCCCAATTAGACAAGGCTTGA
- a CDS encoding uncharacterized protein (PKUD0B08040; similar to Saccharomyces cerevisiae YGL035C (MIG1); ancestral locus Anc_4.80), with product MSGRIISKSKMPVKGPVQTEFTVKGSTPSGKPRLFVCATCTRAFARHEHLKRHERSHTKEKPFTCNICSRKFSRRDLLLRHSTKLHAGAADVITRLRKRSFKSQSKDQDTGNKIDQLNIKCNEKDIVENDINGFSNIDGSLQPPVSFSRRSSQSNRCTGSVVPTSNSLQLPKFPLNGASGDSDIPSSVITTTTSTTDINTHTNTTNTTTSMDNLNYNEGFHHHYNSNIPNNRRASFSAMSGSNYAFTNPEPYASETVEFSTPQFNALEEEQENWLNSLTDQHFEPLPPPSSSSLPQEQGQLQLQEEQQEQEQGPLQEQLHPSSQSSQQYQTEIQELKNLINGTTNKDISPTRLGYSFYDDTEDITKSLNQTRIEHNNHPNDLFQSLVSPGNTGINMKIQNWQETLFNQPITDLERLNDMRVSNPYAIPQGYSFYGVGSMNPSRSSRTVSISRGGILGNYDDNSLSSDATISPILIDHQVDAPTSHKYASFTNLTSHTNTNMDMDLNDNTNTNTTTTTNNDYSNHYNKNSKNTSSNPNNTPHPLRYEHHRKTFEDDFNDEKLGSYSQAFLFTSNMNRLIRHSLAAYPFFGTQTPELMNTDTLNLYVDQFINKFLTHYPFIHKSILNEHSLIKDALEHIRDLSISEIESNHYSKNDLKLVRDDTFTDNFKVSIVCLPLLIATIGAIVSNKREDASNLYEISRRCIHVYLETRKKLKTIGFGDDLSAISNSPLWLVQSLTLSIIYGLFADEEISMSIIICQVNALNTLIKSSKINEVEKPSNLNDDYKVFINYESMIRTIHMIFHVTTLLSSLYNIEPTLEVVDLNIDLPNSSLLWDCLTDDEFHKMIENFNFHTLNYPVVLNKLLDLKYLNSNFLIDNHISEYGLICIQNGLHQLAYSRTELDKLKIIGNSWISMVDNSIIYNKSSEIVNDSKIMNYFMNIKISPIMNLNQIKEFVWLKNYNDVNTKYLNEFNYFSDDDKLQDWRFQHDLIRLIEDCLSILKLTFFNKDNSLMGSISPSFKLNNSTLTKIDQLVGEQLNGDEYELFNRINLNVLHKLSIDSQMLFDVFLIIVKFLLNYEKIFKNKNNLSLLNDFEFNSLLFKDKSSSKKFEQFEVIMFKYYIKCFKMFICFEEFLKHNYNYADFETGQAYDILNNLDTKLQFCEPDVNFIMGELLQFRLPFKILKIGGFLFGFIYDRNYKVANFKYLSDVLFHLRIYLESKEDYV from the coding sequence ATGAGTGGACGCATCATCTCTAAGAGCAAGATGCCTGTCAAGGGGCCCGTGCAGACAGAATTTACTGTGAAAGGCTCGACGCCCTCGGGGAAACCCCGACTATTTGTGTGTGCGACATGCACAAGAGCATTTGCAAGACATGAACATCTAAAGAGACACGAGAGATCACATACTAAGGAGAAACCATTTACTTGTAATATCTGTTCAAGGAAATTTTCCCGTAGAGATTTATTACTACGTCATTCGACAAAACTACATGCGGGAGCAGCCGATGTTATTACAAGGCTTCGTAAGAGGTCATTCAAATCCCAATCTAAAGATCAGGATACAGGGAACAAAATAGACCAATTAAACATCAAATGTAACGAAAAggatattgttgaaaatgacatTAATGGTTTTTCTAATATAGATGGATCTTTACAACCTCCCGTTTCTTTCTCTAGAAGATCATCCCAATCAAATCGGTGTACTGGATCGGTAGTGCCAACATCTAATAGTTTACAATTACCAAAATTCCCATTGAATGGAGCCTCTGGAGATTCTGATATTCCATCGTCAGTCATAACTACAACTACAAGTACAACTGATATTAATACTCATACCAACActacaaatacaacaacttcaatgGACAATCTGAACTATAATGAAGGTTTCCACCATCATTATAATAGTAATATTCCAAATAATAGAAGGGCCTCCTTCTCAGCAATGTCTGGATCCAATTATGCATTTACTAATCCAGAACCTTATGCTTCAGAAACTGTTGAATTTTCAACTCCTCAATTTAATGCGTTGgaggaagaacaagaaaattggTTGAATTCTTTAACAGACCAACATTTCGAACCGTTACcaccaccatcatcatcatcattaccACAGGAACAGGGACAACTACAATTacaagaagaacaacaagagCAAGAACAGGGACCACTACAAGAACAGCTACATCCATCATCTCAATCTTCACAGCAGTATCAAACAGAAATACAAGAACTGAAAAATCTCATTAATGGAACAACAAATAAGGACATTAGTCCTACTAGATTGGGGTATTCATTCTACGACGATACTGAAGATATCACCAAATCTCTCaatcaaacaagaattGAACATAATAATCATCCAAATGACCTCTTTCAATCTTTGGTTTCCCCCGGAAATACTGGAATCAATATGAAGATTCAAAATTGGCAAGAAACTCTATTTAATCAACCCATAACTGACTTGGAGAGATTGAATGATATGCGTGTCTCCAATCCTTATGCAATTCCTCAAGGATATTCGTTCTATGGTGTGGGGAGCATGAATCCCAGTAGATCATCTAGAACAGTTTCCATTTCAAGGGGAGGAATCTTGGGGAATTATGATGACAATTCTTTGAGTAGTGATGCCACAATTTCACCCATATTAATTGATCATCAAGTGGATGCTCCTACTAGTCATAAATATGCCAGCTTTACGAATCTTACAAGTCATACGAATACCAATATGGATATGGATCTTAATGATAATACTAATACTAATACTACCACTACTACTAATAATGATTATAGTAATCATTATAATAAGAATAGCAAAAACACTAGTAGTAATCCCAATAATACCCCTCATCCTCTACGTTATGAACATCACCGTAAAacttttgaagatgatttcaatgatgaaaaactaGGCTCTTATTCCCAGgcttttttgtttacttCCAATATGAACCGGCTAATTAGGCATTCGTTGGCTGCTTATCCATTCTTTGGCACCCAAACTCCGGAATTGATGAACACCGATACTTTGAACCTATATGTTGATCAATTTATAAACAAGTTTCTCACACATTATCCATTTATACATAAGTCCATTCTCAATGAGCATTCGCTAATTAAAGATGCATTAGAACATATAAGAGATTTGTCAATATCTGAAATTGAATCGAATCATTATTCGAAGAATGATCTAAAACTTGTTCGTGATGATACTTTTACAgataatttcaaagtttcaattgtttGTTTACCTCTATTGATTGCAACAATTGGTGCCATTGTATCCAACAAGCGGGAAGATGCTAGTAACTTATATGAAATCTCAAGACGCTGTATTCATGTGTACCTTGAAACCCgcaaaaaattgaagaccATTGGTTTTGGAGACGATCTCTCagcaatttcaaattcccCACTATGGCTGGTCCAATCTTTAACTTTGAGCATAATTTATGGCTTATTtgcagatgaagaaatatCAATGTCTATTATAATCTGTCAAGTCAATGCTTTAAACACTTTAATTAAATCTTCTAAAATTAACGAGGTTGAGAAGCCTTCGAATTTGAATGACGACTATAAagttttcatcaattatGAATCAATGATTAGGACCATACATATGATATTTCACGTAACTACGCTATTATCGAGCCTATACAATATTGAGCCTACCTTAGAAGTAGTGGATTTGAATATAGATTTACCGAATTCCAGTTTACTTTGGGATTGTTTGACTGACGATGAATTCCATAAAatgattgaaaatttcaatttccatACGCTAAATTACCCAGTTGTATTGAATAAACTACTAGATTTGAAATACTTaaattctaattttttgattgataacCATATCAGTGAGTATGGTTTAATTTGTATCCAAAATGGCTTACATCAATTGGCTTACAGTAGAACGGAATTggataaattgaaaattattGGCAATTCTTGGATCTCGATGGTTGATAATTCAATTATCTATAATAAATCCAGtgaaattgtcaatgatAGCAAAATAATGAACTATTTTATGAATATAAAAATCAGCCCCAtcatgaatttgaatcaaatcaaagaatttgtttggttgaagaattatAACGATGTAAATACCAAGTATTTAAATGAGTTTAACTATTTTAGCGACGATGATAAACTGCAGGACTGGAGATTTCAGCATGATTTGATCAGATTGATTGAAGACTGTCTATCAATCTTGAAGCTTACTTTCTTTAATAAGGACAATTCATTAATGGGGTCTATAAGCCCCAGCTTCAAACTAAACAATAGTACATTAACCAAAATAGATCAACTTGTTGGTGAGCAACTGAATGGTGACGAATATGAATTGTTTAACAGAATcaatttgaatgttttACATAAGTTAAGTATTGATTCACAGATGTTATTTGATGTCTTCCTTATTATTGTCaagtttttgttgaattacGAGAAGATCttcaagaacaaaaacaatttATCGCTATTaaatgattttgagtttaATTCGTTGTTATTTAAAGATAAATCATCGAGTAAAAAGTTTGAACAGTTTGAAGTTATAATGTTCAAGTATTACATCAAGTGTTTCAAGATGttcatttgttttgaagaatttcttAAACACAATTATAACTACGCCGATTTTGAGACGGGCCAAGCGTATGATATCTTGAACAACTTAGATACTAAGCTCCAATTTTGTGAGCCCGATGTAAATTTTATCATGGGTGAGTTGTTGCAATTCCGTTTGCCTTTTAAGATCCTCAAGATTGGTGGTTTTTTATTTGGGTTCATCTATGATCGCAATTACAAAGTGGCAAACTTCAAATATCTCAGTGACGTGTTATTCCATCTACGGATCTACCTTGAAAGTAAAGAAGATTATGTATGA